In the Bordetella genomosp. 10 genome, one interval contains:
- a CDS encoding dicarboxylate/amino acid:cation symporter has translation MKNRLTLSIAIAMLLGVAVGYACHASITDATELKEVAGYFSIVTDIFLRLIKMILAPLVFCTLVSGLAGLDSGNDVGRIGLRSVAWFLCASLISLAIGLVMANLTQPGAALHLTAGAGEVNTGLNTAGLNVRDVVTHAFPTSVLDAMARNDILQILVFSVFFGLALSALKRDTKVAFVIQAVDGLVPVMLRLTDYVMRFAPLGVFGAIASVVTLRGLDVLFTYGKLLGSFYLALVILWVVLVAVGYAFLGPRIGALLKAVREPAMIAFSTASSEAAFPRLTEKLEEFGVDKKVVGFTLPLGYAFNLDGSMVYQAFAAIFIAQAFGIDMPASQQVVMLLILMLSSKGMASVPRGSVVVVAAIAPMFGLPAAGVALVLAIDQLLDMGRTMTNVIGNSIATAVIAKWEEKRQSQAPELARESA, from the coding sequence ATGAAAAATCGTCTCACCCTGAGCATCGCCATCGCCATGCTCCTGGGGGTCGCCGTAGGCTACGCCTGCCACGCCAGCATCACCGACGCCACGGAACTCAAGGAGGTGGCGGGCTACTTCTCCATCGTCACCGACATCTTCCTGCGCCTGATCAAGATGATCCTGGCGCCGCTGGTTTTCTGCACCCTGGTGTCCGGCCTGGCGGGACTGGATAGCGGCAACGACGTCGGCCGCATTGGCCTGCGTTCGGTGGCCTGGTTCCTCTGCGCGTCGCTGATCTCCCTGGCCATCGGCCTGGTCATGGCCAACCTGACGCAGCCGGGCGCGGCCCTGCACCTGACGGCGGGCGCGGGCGAGGTGAACACCGGCCTGAACACGGCCGGCCTGAACGTGCGGGACGTCGTCACCCATGCCTTCCCGACCAGCGTGCTGGACGCGATGGCGCGCAACGACATCCTGCAGATCCTCGTGTTCTCGGTGTTCTTCGGCTTGGCCTTGAGCGCGCTAAAGCGCGACACCAAGGTCGCCTTCGTGATCCAGGCGGTCGACGGCCTGGTGCCCGTGATGCTGCGCCTCACGGACTACGTGATGCGCTTCGCCCCGCTGGGCGTGTTCGGCGCGATCGCTTCCGTCGTGACCCTGCGCGGTCTGGACGTCCTGTTCACCTACGGCAAGCTGCTGGGTTCCTTCTATCTGGCGCTGGTGATCCTGTGGGTGGTGCTGGTGGCGGTGGGCTACGCTTTCCTGGGCCCGCGCATCGGCGCGCTGCTCAAGGCGGTGCGCGAGCCGGCGATGATCGCCTTCTCCACCGCCAGCAGCGAGGCCGCGTTTCCGCGCCTGACCGAAAAGCTGGAGGAATTCGGCGTCGACAAGAAAGTGGTCGGCTTCACGCTGCCGCTGGGCTATGCCTTCAACCTCGACGGCTCGATGGTGTACCAGGCCTTCGCCGCGATCTTCATCGCCCAGGCCTTCGGCATCGACATGCCGGCCTCGCAGCAGGTGGTCATGCTGCTGATCCTCATGCTGAGCAGCAAGGGCATGGCCAGCGTGCCGCGCGGTTCGGTGGTCGTCGTCGCCGCGATCGCGCCGATGTTCGGCCTGCCCGCCGCCGGCGTCGCGCTGGTCCTGGCCATCGACCAGTTGCTCGACATGGGACGCACCATGACCAACGTGATCGGCAACAGCATCGCCACCGCCGTCATCGCGAAATGGGAAGAAAAGCGCCAATCCCAGGCCCCGGAGCTGGCGCGCGAAAGCGCGTGA
- a CDS encoding polysaccharide deacetylase family protein yields the protein MTPRDRLPYSAIVDRPRLPAPDGARIIVWPIVNVEDWDIGRPMARQVLPAPTGVAVTPDIPNWAWHEYGMRVGFWRLLQALEGFGIRATLSINGRVCSSYPRIAEAARDAGWEFMGHGYIQMPIHQVDDAQAMIARTVDTIREFTGRAPAGWLGPGLTQKLDTVDLLHDAGIRYIGDWVLDDQPCRLRTRGGDMVAMPYSVELNDIPMMAVQHHSSDEFLKRVTDSFDRLYAEGGEHVRVMGIAVHPFLSGVPHRIKYFEQAFDYMRKFEGVRFMTGEEILAWYDRVAPAAARS from the coding sequence ATGACACCCCGCGACCGGCTGCCCTATTCGGCGATCGTCGACCGTCCCCGGCTGCCCGCTCCTGACGGCGCGCGCATCATCGTCTGGCCCATCGTCAACGTGGAAGACTGGGACATCGGCCGGCCGATGGCGCGCCAGGTGCTGCCGGCGCCCACCGGGGTGGCGGTCACCCCGGACATCCCGAACTGGGCCTGGCACGAATACGGCATGCGGGTGGGCTTCTGGCGCCTGCTGCAAGCGCTCGAAGGCTTCGGCATCCGCGCCACCCTGTCGATCAACGGCCGGGTGTGCAGCAGCTATCCGCGCATCGCCGAAGCCGCGCGCGACGCGGGCTGGGAGTTCATGGGGCACGGCTACATCCAGATGCCCATCCACCAGGTCGACGACGCGCAGGCCATGATCGCGCGCACCGTCGACACGATCCGCGAATTCACCGGCCGCGCGCCCGCGGGCTGGCTCGGCCCGGGGCTGACGCAGAAGCTGGACACCGTGGACCTGCTGCACGATGCCGGCATACGCTACATCGGCGACTGGGTGCTGGACGACCAGCCCTGCCGCCTGCGCACGCGCGGCGGCGACATGGTGGCCATGCCCTATTCCGTGGAGCTGAACGACATTCCCATGATGGCCGTGCAGCACCACAGCTCGGACGAATTCCTCAAGCGCGTCACCGACAGCTTCGATCGCCTGTACGCGGAAGGCGGCGAACACGTGCGCGTGATGGGCATCGCCGTGCATCCCTTCCTGAGCGGCGTGCCCCATCGCATCAAGTACTTCGAACAGGCATTCGACTACATGCGCAAGTTCGAAGGCGTGCGCTTCATGACCGGCGAGGAAATCCTGGCCTGGTACGACCGCGTCGCGCCGGCGGCGGCACGGAGCTGA
- a CDS encoding IclR family transcriptional regulator — protein sequence MDMKPSIPPAKAPSGTQGVARVVTLLKLLAQHRDPGLRFVDVARLCGLEQPTAHRMLKALEREEMVARDPVTRRYRLGPLVFELGLAAAGDFNLVDVCRPSLRRLADATGDTAFLFIRRGHDAVCIDRIQGHYPIQTPVVIVGSRQPLGVNAGGLAILQALSEEEVAEAVAAVSARLGAYGEFDELDLRQAVVEARKRGYAAIGEKAVPGVTAIGLPVRNAYGAPAAALTIAATSNRMTAKRQQEILPALQQEVLTVQRLLYR from the coding sequence ATGGATATGAAACCGAGCATCCCGCCCGCCAAGGCGCCCTCCGGAACCCAGGGCGTGGCGCGCGTCGTCACCTTGCTGAAGCTGCTGGCGCAGCACCGCGATCCCGGCTTGCGCTTCGTCGACGTCGCGCGCCTGTGCGGCCTGGAGCAGCCCACCGCGCATCGCATGCTCAAGGCGCTGGAGCGCGAGGAGATGGTGGCGCGCGATCCCGTGACGCGGCGCTATCGGCTGGGGCCGCTGGTCTTCGAGCTGGGACTCGCCGCCGCGGGCGATTTCAATCTGGTCGACGTCTGCAGGCCGTCGCTGCGGCGCCTGGCCGACGCCACCGGCGACACCGCATTCCTGTTCATCCGGCGCGGCCACGACGCGGTGTGCATCGACCGCATCCAGGGCCACTATCCCATCCAGACGCCGGTGGTCATCGTCGGCAGCCGCCAGCCCCTGGGCGTGAACGCCGGCGGGCTGGCGATACTGCAGGCCCTGTCCGAGGAGGAAGTGGCCGAGGCGGTGGCCGCGGTGTCGGCGCGGCTGGGCGCCTACGGCGAATTCGACGAGCTTGACTTGCGCCAGGCAGTGGTCGAGGCCCGCAAGCGCGGGTACGCGGCCATCGGGGAGAAGGCGGTGCCGGGCGTCACCGCGATCGGGTTGCCCGTGCGCAATGCGTATGGCGCGCCCGCCGCCGCGCTGACCATCGCGGCGACCTCCAATCGCATGACCGCGAAGCGCCAGCAGGAGATCCTGCCGGCCTTGCAGCAGGAAGTTTTGACGGTGCAGCGACTGCTATACCGTTAA
- a CDS encoding TonB-dependent siderophore receptor, which translates to MTLPLPAARAAGRRRRAALPALLTPLAFALSLGLMSVPVLAHAQDATVEINLPRQSLSDALLQLGQQTSLQFLYASDLVRGLPAPAVTGRYTPEQALRELLRGSPITYTRQGNTIRLSRVASSADLPEVSVTGSAVQESAWGPVDGYVAQRSASGTKTDTPLIETPQSISVVTRDQMDAQGATSINQAVRYSASTVTDSNGADTRATLATIRGFIADEYLDGLPLVHGTFVNSLIDPYMLERVEVVRGPASMLYGQVTPGGIVSYVGKRPTEDPLHEIQLQTGNYGRIGGGFDFSGPVDTDKRWLYRVTGIAFNTGTQVDRARQSRIDISPSLTFRPDADTSFTLLANYRNDPHSGFWNKLPAQGTLLHNPQGRISDSMFTGDLGFDRTSNREASVGYEFRHAFNSDWTFKQNVRYTNMSFAFDSVQGDSLDGTELVRDKFQDRNRLHTFGIDNQLQGRYVTGPVRHDLLFGVNYQGTRARDRETDGLAPSLDISAPDFRQALPAYTEADTYLDNRQTLRQLGVYAQDELALDRWRATLGVRRDWARTSTEDYLSDGATSRQRNAAYTWRAGLLYKFDNGVAPYASYSTSFQPTIGTNAYGAPFKPTTGRQYEIGVKYQPAGSKTLLTAAVYDLRQHDVLTADPNNPYNSVQTGEARSRGVELEAKTDLTPRMHLLASYAYTNATVLKSNSGDEGNRLYGVPLNAFSAWGDYDLTGALAGLNLGMGVRYMGPTYSQNNTLKVPSFTLVDAAIRYDLGRMNPTLKGASVALNVQNLFDRDNYIQACVNGCYYGLRRTVVATLKYRW; encoded by the coding sequence GTGACCCTCCCTCTTCCCGCCGCCCGCGCGGCGGGGCGTCGCCGCCGCGCCGCGCTGCCGGCCCTGCTCACGCCCCTGGCCTTCGCGCTGTCCCTGGGCCTGATGTCCGTCCCCGTCCTCGCGCATGCCCAGGACGCCACGGTCGAAATCAACCTGCCCCGGCAATCCCTAAGCGACGCCTTGCTGCAACTGGGACAACAGACATCGTTGCAGTTCCTCTATGCGTCCGACCTGGTGCGCGGCCTGCCCGCCCCCGCCGTCACGGGCCGCTACACGCCGGAACAGGCCCTGCGCGAACTCCTGCGCGGCTCGCCGATCACCTATACCCGCCAGGGCAACACCATCCGGCTGAGCCGGGTGGCGTCCAGCGCCGACCTGCCGGAGGTCTCCGTGACGGGAAGCGCGGTGCAGGAATCCGCGTGGGGTCCGGTGGACGGCTACGTGGCGCAACGCAGCGCCTCGGGCACGAAGACCGACACGCCGCTGATCGAAACGCCGCAATCCATTTCGGTGGTGACCCGCGACCAGATGGACGCCCAGGGCGCGACCTCCATCAACCAGGCGGTGCGCTACAGCGCCAGCACGGTGACCGACAGCAACGGCGCCGACACGCGCGCCACGCTGGCCACGATACGCGGGTTCATCGCCGACGAGTACCTGGACGGCCTGCCCCTGGTGCACGGCACCTTCGTCAATTCCCTCATCGATCCCTACATGCTGGAGCGCGTCGAGGTGGTGCGCGGACCGGCGTCCATGCTCTACGGACAGGTCACGCCCGGCGGCATCGTCAGCTATGTCGGCAAGCGTCCCACCGAGGACCCGCTGCACGAAATCCAGTTGCAGACCGGCAACTACGGCCGCATCGGCGGCGGCTTCGACTTCAGCGGTCCCGTCGACACGGACAAGCGCTGGCTCTACCGCGTGACCGGCATCGCCTTCAACACCGGCACGCAGGTGGACCGCGCGCGGCAAAGCCGGATCGATATCTCGCCATCGCTGACCTTCCGTCCCGACGCCGACACCTCCTTCACCCTGCTCGCCAACTACCGCAACGACCCGCATTCCGGGTTCTGGAACAAGCTGCCCGCGCAGGGCACGCTCCTGCACAACCCGCAAGGACGCATCTCGGACAGCATGTTCACGGGCGACCTCGGTTTCGACCGCACCTCCAACCGCGAGGCCTCGGTCGGCTACGAATTCAGGCATGCCTTCAACAGCGACTGGACGTTCAAGCAGAACGTCCGCTATACGAATATGTCCTTCGCCTTCGACAGCGTCCAGGGCGACTCGCTCGACGGCACGGAATTGGTGCGCGACAAATTCCAGGACCGCAATCGCCTCCACACCTTCGGCATCGACAACCAGTTGCAGGGCCGCTACGTCACGGGGCCGGTGCGGCACGACCTGCTGTTCGGCGTGAACTACCAGGGCACCCGCGCGCGCGACCGCGAGACCGACGGCCTGGCGCCGTCGCTGGACATCTCGGCCCCGGATTTCCGCCAGGCGCTGCCCGCCTACACGGAAGCCGACACCTACCTCGACAACCGGCAAACGCTCCGCCAGCTCGGCGTGTACGCGCAGGACGAGCTGGCGCTGGACCGCTGGCGCGCCACGCTGGGCGTGCGGCGCGACTGGGCGCGCACCTCGACCGAGGACTACCTGTCCGACGGCGCGACGTCGCGGCAGCGCAATGCCGCCTACACCTGGCGCGCCGGCCTGCTGTACAAGTTCGACAATGGCGTCGCGCCGTACGCCAGCTACTCGACCTCATTCCAGCCGACCATAGGCACGAACGCCTACGGCGCGCCCTTCAAGCCCACGACCGGGCGCCAGTACGAGATCGGCGTGAAGTACCAGCCCGCCGGCAGCAAGACGCTGCTGACCGCGGCGGTCTATGACCTGCGCCAGCACGACGTGCTGACCGCGGATCCCAACAACCCCTACAACAGCGTCCAGACCGGCGAAGCGCGATCGCGCGGCGTCGAACTGGAAGCGAAGACGGACCTGACGCCGCGCATGCACCTGCTGGCGTCCTATGCCTACACCAACGCCACGGTGCTCAAGTCCAATAGCGGCGACGAGGGCAACCGCCTTTACGGGGTGCCGCTCAATGCCTTCTCTGCTTGGGGGGACTACGACCTGACGGGCGCGCTCGCCGGCCTCAACCTGGGAATGGGGGTGCGCTACATGGGGCCGACGTACAGCCAGAACAATACGCTGAAGGTGCCGTCCTTCACCCTGGTCGACGCCGCCATCCGCTATGACCTCGGCCGCATGAATCCGACGCTGAAGGGCGCGAGCGTGGCGTTGAACGTGCAGAACCTGTTCGATCGCGACAACTACATCCAGGCGTGCGTGAACGGCTGCTACTACGGCTTGCGCCGCACGGTGGTGGCGACGTTGAAATATCGCTGGTAG